Within the Erigeron canadensis isolate Cc75 chromosome 6, C_canadensis_v1, whole genome shotgun sequence genome, the region ATGTAACAAAAATCAAACCACCATAGGATCGACTTACTTCTTTCACTTGCGGAATTAAGTAGCTCAGCACCCACGAAGAAACTGTGGCATTTCCATCAACGCTTTTCCGGCCACCGTCGCAGTGTGTCTTTAGTAGCGATATCCAGGTATGTATatgttgttattattgtttattatgtttcctttttgtttttttatgttagttatttgtttttgtttgaaaatggAAAAGAAGTTTCATGATTGTAATGTACTAAAAGATGATCTAATATGGagtttacatatatgtatacatgttGGATTAATCATGGAGAGTatgtggatgatgatgatgataacatGGTTGTTCGTGTAACtaatgaaaatgataaaaaaaaaaaaaaattgtagaaAATGATAACCATGATAACATAAATGGCATGTTACAATATTTAGAAGATGAGGTAGCTAATGCAAATCATGAAAAGttcaaagttatttgatgacTCCGACGAATCATTGTATCATGGATGTAAGTTAATCAATAACAAGTTACCCGTTTCAACATATAAAGCAAACAAATTGACTTGTCCGATGCGCGATGGGGTTAAAAATTGAAAGAATAAATGCATGTGCTATTGACCGTATATTATATAGAAATgaatatcataaatatgtttCACCCTCCTGGTACTTTTGTATAAACTTTTGAGGgattgatatatatgtatgcttATCTTAATGATGTTGTTGGATAATCGTTACTAGAAAGTTGCTAGTGTTTGATATATTGTTGTGAAAAATCTGGGTCTAGCAATAAGTATATAGGTTTACACgactgtttaaaaaaaagtgtcaaattaaaacctttttaaCACGGATAAATACCAAGTTAAAAGGCTTATAACCTTTTGACACGGAAAAATCCCATGTAAAAAGGTCCGATAAATCAGTTACATCAAAATTTTACACACCAAAAATCCATGTAAAAGTTGATTATTAAACGTGTAAATAAGCCAAATGTGTAGTAGtgatctatatatctatattcgtgatatatatatatatatagagagagggGGGGAAAGgggttaggtattgtaaaacatgtattaatgtaaaacaaataagacaagatcttgacctttagatcatgattaaattgatgcacgaagattcacgaaacaattgatgcaaggtgattttcatgatgcacggcgatttttagtgaaaaaaaaatatattgttttatctgttttactttaaaacttgttttattttacctaaaatttatatatatatatatatatttatgtcaagtttgtatatttatttagttaatgGGTGCTTATTGTATAATTATTCTTCTTGTTTAAGTTTAATGTAATTTTATAAGTCTTGGGATGCATTTGCTATGTtatgaaatatatatctatattttagttttgttcGTACTTAAATTTGATTCAAACTTTTTATCACTTATAAAAatcttattgtttttatttttaaatattctaattaaatttaaaggacACTTTTAAATAACATGATAAATTATAAGCACATAATACTAAGTTATAGTTAAGAAATGAGAGTTCCTTATAAAATTCTAACGAATCTTTCTCATTGCTTCATTGAACTCTTTAGGAACACCGACCAAAATGAGCGGGTGTTACACTCTTAGGGAGTAACTTAACATGTGAAATTAAACACTTCAAATTAGATTTTATTCAAATGATACAAAGATCATAGTCACCTGATTCGCGAATCGCTCTGGTTCGGGTTCTCGATTCGTGAGATCCCATGAATCGATTCGAAGGGGGTAGATTCATTTCGATTCGCTTCGGTTCATTTCGGTTCGGTAAATCcgaatttaaaaatacattaagAGATTTAGATATTATAATACTCCAAAGTTCGAATTTTATGAATACttcaaaaaacaaattacaaaaagtCTTAAAACTTAGAAATTTATAATCAGctacataaaataaaacaaatacttaaaatttactCAACTTTTTGTCTTAAAAATTACTAGTTAAACAAAAATCTTTACACCCAAACACAAATAACCGGACCAATTCCCCACCCTTTACCAGTTCGGTGGTTTTTATCTTTGGTTTGTGAATTGGCTCGTGAATCGTATCGCGAATTAGATCGCCGAACCAAAAATGAAATTCGCATTGTTTTCAGTTAATCTGGTAGTTCATTGACTCATCACACATAGCCATGTATGCCTAGACTTAGCTAGCTAAATCGACCcataacatacatatatattgatcgAATTCTTACATCAAGCAAATCAAAAGCTATATGATACCTTAACATTCTAATTAGTAAAGTATGTTCTTCATATCATTTTACACAAGGAAGGGTTTCCAAACTTCAACTATACATTCATGTTTGTAGTACTCATCAAACTTGACGAGAATGGAGACGAACTGGAAGCCCTTTTTGCGGAGTAGCCATTGGATCATATTCAATTTTCTCATCAGGTATCAACAAGTCCCATTTGAAATTGGTGACAATGTTGTGAATGAATACAAGTACTTCAAGTCGTGAAAATTCTTTCCCCAAACACATCCTTGGGCCACCCCCGAATGGTACATATGTGTATGGACTCGGTCCTGTACCTTCAAACCTCGATGGATCAAATTGGGCCACATCATCAAAGTTACCTTCATCTTTATGAGTCGATGCTGCACACCAATATAACTGAAAATGCGACACAAAATACAATGAGAATAATAGAAAATTTGTAGAGGCACAATCTGAGGTCTGTCGACACTATGAATCTGTCAGGTATAGAATTTACTGCCTATAACTTTTTTACCTTCCATCCTTTGGGTATCGTATAGCCTGCATACTCGAAATCCACCAGGGCTTCTCTGAAGGCTCCGGTAACGGGCGAAGTTAATCTCATGACTTCAGATACAACATTCCaagtatatttcattttttgaatGTCTTTCCATTTCAGCATTTCCCCTGCTGCTTTTGTCTTAGAGATCTCCAATTGCTCTGGTACAAATTAATTAGTCATTTATCATTGAATGTTAATCCAATAAATATATCAGTTTTCTAAAAGAGAACTCATTATTGATGACATTAACTGACCATTCAACACCTTGTCATAAACATTAGGGTGTTCGCCAAGTCTCTTCATGATCAACGTGATAGAACAGGTGGAGGTATCATGACCGGCAAAGAGTAGTAGCAAAATGTTGTTTGCAATCTCCCACTCGGTTAGATACCTGCCACTTTCATCCGAAGATGTAAGCAAATGTGAGAGGAGGTCTTGTGAGGATGATGCGTTTCCCTCTTCTAGTGCTACTCTTCTTGCTTCGATAAGCATCATTAATTCGGTCCTAATAGAAGCTGCTGCTTTTTTTGATCTGTTAAATCTTGTGCCAGGGAAATCTATAGGTAGCTCGATGACCCCTttcaagaagatgttgaacaGGAAACCGAGTTTTGCAATGTGGTTTGGCTCTTCCAGACTAAGAAATAACCGACACGCCAGCTCAAATGTGTATAACTTGACGGTTTGGTATACGTTCACTTCCTCCTTGCCTTCAATATTGAAATAAGCAACATAACTTATGTGGATTATTGTTGTAATCTCAAGGGATTCAGAAGAAGAAAGCAAATCACCGGAACTTGTTGACATCTTTTTCTTACCTTGACTATATATTTCAAGAAACTAAAGGTTTGTTGAATGTCATGTTCACATGTACCGTTAAGACCAACCATCAATAGATCGATTGATATTTGGGGTAATTTGAGACCTAGAGGTCTCGGGTTCAAATCTTGGTGTGAACAAAATGTTTTCAAGGATGGAGACAGTCATAATATATGGGTTTCTTCTAGAATTGTAGTATAAACGTGTACCCTTAAAATTATACATGTTGAAAAAACTTACACATCAATCTAACTTATCGCTAGATGTGATAAATGCATCTGGTTAAAGGAAACTTAGCTGAAAAAGAATTAGCAACTCTAATTAAACTTATGAGAAAAGAGACATGGAGTCAGGATGGGAAATGAATCAtctaaattaaaaagattacCTCTCCAATGAGTTTCGATATGGCTACGTGTGACAACATCCATAGTAGCAGCATAATGACTAGCGAATGCATCAGGACCAAGATACGATAACAACATCTTCCTCATCCACTTAGCTTCGTCACCACGGATTGTAATTAAACATTTACCAAAAAGCTTCCTCACTGGAAATGGCCACCAAGCTGCAACCAGCTTGTTTTCGTTCCCAAACAAAAACTTGTTACCTGCAGGACCACAAAGCACAGCCACACGGTCACCAAGTAAAGACGTCTTAAACACTAAAGGACTACCGTGTTTCTTGATACGTTCATGCACAAATCTCTCTGGAACTCCATCCCAGCCTGCTCGAAGTAGTGCCAAAGATTCTCCTAAAAACGGCCATCCAAAGCTTCCTGGAGGAAGATTGACTTTGCTTGTTCCAGAATTGCGATTCTTGTATACAACCCAGAAAATATATGAGACTATGAAAATAAGAATGGCAGTTAATATTTGAATCATGATTAAAGATATCAAGTTTGAGGGGGACAAGTTAATTAACgtgtttatatattagttgaagaAATGGCCCAACCCACATAGCTAGATTTTATGACCATATACGTTCTGTAATTATTGGATACAAGAAAGAAGATATAATGTAAAAGAGGCACTTCTTATGCTAAGCATCACGGATACTCCCTCCATCCCATCATATGTGTTTTATaatttcaaagtttttttttaataactttgaccttaaatattcttaataactgtgttatataatattcaaTTAAAGTCATATAAAGGAAAACACGTCTAAACTCaataaattcatataactttcgtcaaatattatattacacaaacaaatatatttaaggtcTAACGGAACAGAAGagagattttaaaattttaaaactagacACTTTTGTCAATTGTTAAAATTTGGTCaattatctttttatctttatacatataaataagtaGATCCACAGGaatcccaaacacccccttaatatTTGAATGGGCGTGAGTATATGAGCCGAGTAGAACTCAGTTCAACTCGAGCTCGAGCTTAACACCTTTTTGGACTACGGTCACCTTTACATCCCTTACTTGTGATGAACCTAAGGACGTTGTTTGAGCCTAGCTCGTATTAGCTCGTTCACTGTTCATGACTAACCTCTACAGTATAAATTAGTTACATACGGTTTGAATTATCTGTGTTAAGATTTCATATGATACTTAATTGGAATTTTGCATTTTTATCTTATAGCAGTTATTTGGATTTTGGGGACTTATTGTTGGAAATTTAGTAGTTTTGGACGCAAATAACATAGCATTTGTTGCTAGCATATAACAATGTCCAAAACGGAGCCGAGATGAATAAGATATCGATGCTCAAAGTTGTGTTGTGAGTTAATTAGTAAGAGGTATTAATTAATGTGATGTGGAAATCCCACATTGGTGGATTAATAAGTCGTGATCTAATTGATATCTATCATGACAAAATCTTGAGAATATCACATCCAATATCTTAGATAAGATTTTGTTTGGATTTTATTCCTTTGGAATATATTCTCtaagattttattcctttagatagattttattccaTTTGGATAGATTTTATTCATTTGGAATATATTCTCtaagattttattccttttggaTAGATATTATTCCttttagatagattttattcaTTTGAAATATATTCTCTAAGATTTTATTCCatttagataga harbors:
- the LOC122605758 gene encoding beta-amyrin 28-monooxygenase-like, which codes for MIQILTAILIFIVSYIFWVVYKNRNSGTSKVNLPPGSFGWPFLGESLALLRAGWDGVPERFVHERIKKHGSPLVFKTSLLGDRVAVLCGPAGNKFLFGNENKLVAAWWPFPVRKLFGKCLITIRGDEAKWMRKMLLSYLGPDAFASHYAATMDVVTRSHIETHWRGKEEVNVYQTVKLYTFELACRLFLSLEEPNHIAKLGFLFNIFLKGVIELPIDFPGTRFNRSKKAAASIRTELMMLIEARRVALEEGNASSSQDLLSHLLTSSDESGRYLTEWEIANNILLLLFAGHDTSTCSITLIMKRLGEHPNVYDKVLNEQLEISKTKAAGEMLKWKDIQKMKYTWNVVSEVMRLTSPVTGAFREALVDFEYAGYTIPKGWKLYWCAASTHKDEGNFDDVAQFDPSRFEGTGPSPYTYVPFGGGPRMCLGKEFSRLEVLVFIHNIVTNFKWDLLIPDEKIEYDPMATPQKGLPVRLHSRQV